From one Solanum stenotomum isolate F172 chromosome 12, ASM1918654v1, whole genome shotgun sequence genomic stretch:
- the LOC125848483 gene encoding chloroplastic group IIA intron splicing facilitator CRS1, chloroplastic isoform X1, producing the protein MSAPLVLAPNSNTLCYHHSNSFINQKTLLFSKSFNSKFTSFSSQYNDNNNPIKNEEQCNLEFENQDYGSSSSGIKGPTAPWMRGPLLLEPNQVLDLSKSRKKKDANFAKTQNPNDTLSGKVSGGRGKKAMKMIYQGIDKLRETQIGEGTQVETDAKVEFQFPPGSLSEWGDVTYEIEEKNPYGEEDNVESLEGVEFGVLSREGEGRGSRKSGVKMPWESEVKIVYRRMKNEKVVTTAESNLDAMLLERLRGEAARIQKWVKVKKAGVTRTVVDQIHFIWKNNELAMLKFDLPLCRNMDRAREIVEMKTGGFVVWMKQNALVVYRGCSYTLQQRELQHDFLCNHQNSSFTENIKETSIFSPLNSSGSSEDEMISVGNSEEDSLAMNESLYVREANRLLDDLGPRYVDWWWPKPLPVDADLLPEVVPGFKPPFRLCPPRSRSKLTDDELTQLRKLARSLPTHFVLGRNRKLQGLAAAVVKLWEKCHIAKIALKWGIPNTSNELMANELKHLTGGVLLLRNKFFIILYRGKDFLPSQVANIVAEREVELTRCQLEEEVARFKAIETLSITMEVSMSSSSVGTLSEFQTIAEPGKEKSEVEVQLMSEKERLEKELRNQQHSLYILKKKIEKSSIALGKLNAAWRPAKEDDDKEILTQEERRSLRQIGLKMNRSLVLGRRGVFDGVLAGLHQHWKHREVIKVITMQKIFSQVIHTAKLLETESGGILISVDKIKEGHAMIIYRGKNYRRPESVPQNLLNKRQALCRSLEMQRLGSLKFYANQTEQAISDLKLKLVEYTVKIGQMGEI; encoded by the exons ATGTCTGCTCCTTTGGTTCTCGCTCCCAATTCGAATACCCTCTGTTATCACCATTCCAATTCTTTTATCAACCAAAAAACTCTTCTTTTTTCCAAATCTTTCAATTCTAAATTTACCAGCTTTTCCTCTCAATACAATGATAATAATAATCCCATCAAGAACGAGGAGCAATGcaatcttgaatttgaaaatcaaGATTATGGGTCATCAAGTTCAGGAATTAAAGGGCCTACTGCTCCATGGATGAGGGGTCCTCTTCTTCTTGAACCTAATCAAGTTTTGGACTTATccaaatcaagaaagaagaaagatgcCAATTTCgctaaaacccaaaaccctaatgATACACTTTCTGGTAAAGTTAGTGGAGGAAGAGGTAAAAAAGCAATGAAGATGATTTATCAAGGAATTGATAAACTCCGAGAAACGCAAATTGGGGAAGGTACACAGGTGGAAACTGATGCAAAGGTTGAATTTCAGTTCCCACCAGGATCTTTATCTGAATGGGGAGATGTGACTTATGAAATTGAGGAGAAAAACCCATATGGGGAGGAGGACAACGTGGAAAGCCTTGAGGGAGTGGAATTTGGTGTTTTATCAAGAGAGGGGGAAGGAAGAGGGAGTAGAAAAAGTGGGGTGAAAATGCCATGGGAGAGTGAGGTGAAAATTGTGTATAGGAGAATGAAGAATGAGAAAGTTGTCACGACTGCAGAGTCGAATCTTGATGCAATGTTGCTTGAGAGATTGAGGGGTGAGGCTGCAAGGATTCAGAAGTGGGTGAAGGTTAAGAAAGCCGGAGTTACCCGAACTGTTGTTGATCAAATCCACTTTATTTGGAAGAATAATGAACTTGCAATGCTCAAATTTGACCTGCCTCTATGCCGTAATATGGACAGAGCTCGAGAAATTGTTGAG ATGAAGACTGGAGGCTTTGTTGTTTGGATGAAGCAAAATGCTCTGGTTGTTTATAGAGGATGTAGCTATACTTTACAACAGAGGGAGCTACAGCATGATTTTCTCTGTAATCACCAGAACTCTTCATTTACTgaaaatattaaagagacaAGTATTTTCTCACCATTGAACTCAAGTGGGAGCAGTGAAGATGAAATGATAAGTGTTGGAAACTCAGAAGAGGATAGCCTAGCAATGAATGAGTCACTTTATGTGAGGGAAGCTAATAGATTGTTGGATGACTTAGGACCTCGTTATGTTGATTGGTGGTGGCCAAAGCCTTTGCCTGTGGATGCGGATTTACTTCCTGAAGTAGTTCCTGGATTTAAGCCACCATTTAGACTTTGCCCACCACGTTCAAGATCAAAGCTGACAGATGATGAACTTACACAATTAAGGAAACTTGCTCGTTCTTTGCCAACTCATTTTGTCCTTG GGAGAAACAGAAAACTGCAAGGCTTGGCTGCAGCAGTCGTAAAGTTGTGGGAGAAATGTCACATAGCAAAGATAGCTTTGAAGTGGGGAATTCCAAATACTAGCAATGAGCTAATGGCAAATGAGTTAAAG CATCTTACAGGAGGAGTCCTTTTATTGCGGAATAAGTTCTTTATAATCCTATACAGAGGCAAGGATTTTCTTCCTTCTCAAGTTGCAAACATTGTTGCTGAAAGGGAGGTGGAGCTCACAAGATGTCAGCTTGAGGAAGAAGTTGCACGATTCAAAGCAATTGAAACTCTTTCAATCACTATGGAAGTATCAATGAGCAGTAGTAGTGTTGGGACTTTATCAGAATTCCAGACAATTGCAGAACCTGGAAAGGAGAAATCTGAGGTTGAAGTTCAATTAATGTCTGAAAAGGAAAGATTAGAAAAAGAACTGAGGAATCAACAGCACAGCCTTTACATT CTCAAGAAGAAGATTGAAAAATCATCTATAGCACTGGGAAAGCTAAATGCTGCCTGGAGACCTGCCAAAGAGGATGATGATAAAGAAATCTTAACACAGGAAGAAAGACGATCTCTTAGGCAGATAGGATTGAAGATGAACCGGAGTTTAGTTCTTG GGAGACGTGGTGTTTTTGATGGTGTCTTAGCTGGTCTCCATCAGCATTGGAAGCACAGAGAAGTTATTAAGGTGATCACAATGCAGAAAATCTTTTCTCAGGTCATTCATACTGCAAAGCTCCTGGAGACAGAAAGTGGTGGAATACTGATTTCTgttgacaaaattaaagaagGCCATGCAATGATAATTTATCGGGGAAAGAACTACAGACGCCCGGAGTCAGTTCCTCAAAATCTTCTAAACAAAAGACAAGCTTTATGTCGGTCCCTGGAAATGCAGAGACTTGGA TCATTGAAGTTTTATGCAAATCAAACGGAGCAGGCAATCTCTGATCTTAAGTTGAAGTTG GTAGAATATACAGTAAAGATTGGTCAAATGGGGGAGATCTAA
- the LOC125846856 gene encoding delta(7)-sterol-C5(6)-desaturase yields MEDYLKLFVEETSFYNRMVLGTFLPESWWGPLPHMLQGWLRNYIGGVLLYFISGFLWCFYIYHLKRNVYIPKDAIPSKEAMLLQISVAMKAMPWYCALPSLSEYMIENGWTKCFARISDVGWPTYIINAAIYLVIVEFGIYWMHKLLHDIKPLYKYLHATHHIYNKQNTLSPFAGLAFHPLDGILQAVPHVVALFLVPMHFTTHIALIFVEALWTANIHDCIHGKVWPVMGAGYHTIHHTTYRHNYGHYTIWMDWMFGTLRDPVEEDAKKM; encoded by the exons ATGGAGGATTACTTGAAGCTGTTCGTGGAGGAGACATCGTTTTACAACCGTATGGTTTTGGGTACATTCTTGCCGGAATCATGGTGGGGACCACTTCCTCATATGCTTCAAGGATGGCTCCGTAACTACATTGGCGGTGTTTTACTTTACTTCATCTCCGGTTTCCTCTGGTGCTTCTACATTTATCACTTGAAACGCAATGTCTATATTCCCAAAG ATGCCATACCATCAAAGGAAGCAATGCTCTTGCAAATATCAGTTGCTATGAAAGCTATGCCGTGGTACTGTGCCCTTCCATCACTTTCTGAGTACATGATTGAAAACGGATGGACCAAATGTTTTGCGAGAATAAGTGATGTTGGATGGCCTACCTACATCATCAATGCGGCTATTTATCTTGTAATAGTGGAGTTTGGAATCTACTGGATGCACAAGTTGTTGCATGACATAAAACCTCTGTACAAATATCTGCATGCTACACATCATATTTACAACAAGCAAAACACACTTTCCCCATTTGCTG GATTGGCATTCCACCCATTGGATGGAATCCTGCAGGCAGTGCCACATGTTGTAGCTCTATTCTTGGTGCCAATGCATTTCACTACACACATAGCGCTCATATTCGTGGAAGCCTTATGGACGGCTAATATTCATGACTGCATACATGGTAAGGTGTGGCCTGTAATGGGTGCCGGTTATCATACCATTCACCATACAACATACCGCCATAATTATGGACATTACACAATATGGATGGACTGGATGTTTGGAACACTTCGTGATCCCGTTGAAGAGGATGCCAAGAAAATGTAA
- the LOC125846865 gene encoding delta(7)-sterol-C5(6)-desaturase-like, with translation MEDYLKVFVEETSFYNRLVLGTFLPESWWGPLPHLLQGWLRNYIGALLIYFISASLCTFYVYHLNRNLYIPKTHICEAILSKEAMVLQISVAMKAMPWYCVLPSLSEYLIENGWTKCFARISDVGWLSYFINTSIYLVIIEFGIYWMHKLMHDIKPLYKYLHSTHHIYNKQNKLSPFAGMALHPLDGVLEAMPHVVALFVVPMHFTTHIGLLFMDTLWTANIHDCIHGKVWPVMGAGYHTIHHTTYRHNYGHYTIWMDWMFGTLSHPVDDQQDDKKM, from the exons ATGGAGGATTACTTGAAGGTGTTCGTGGAGGAGACATCGTTTTACAATCGTCTGGTTTTAGGTACATTCTTGCCGGAATCATGGTGGGGACCACTTCCTCACTTGCTTCAAGGATGGCTCCGTAACTACATTGGCGctcttctaatttatttcatCTCCGCTTCCCTCTGCACCTTCTACGTCTATCACTTGAACCGCAATCTCTATATTCCCAAAACTCATATAT GTGAGGCCATACTATCAAAGGAAGCAATGGTGTTGCAGATATCAGTTGCCATGAAAGCTATGCCTTGGTACTGTGTCCTTCCATCACTTTCTGAGTACTTAATTGAAAATGGATGGACTAAATGTTTTGCAAGAATAAGTGATGTTGGATGGCTTTCCTACTTCATCAATACGTCTATTTATCTTGTAATAATTGAGTTTGGAATCTATTGGATGCACAAATTAATGCATGACATAAAACCTCTGTACAAATATCTGCATTCTACACATCATATTTACAACAAGCAAAACAAACTTTCCCCATTTGCTG GAATGGCACTGCACCCACTGGATGGAGTACTGGAGGCGATGCCACACGTCGTAGCTCTATTCGTTGTGCCAATGCATTTCACTACACACATAGGGCTCTTATTCATGGATACCTTATGGACTGCTAATATTCATGACTGCATACATGGGAAGGTGTGGCCTGTAATGGGTGCTGGCTATCATACTATTCACCATACAACATATCGACATAATTATGGTCATTACACAATATGGATGGACTGGATGTTTGGTACTCTTAGTCATCCTGTTGATGATCAACAGGATGACAAGAAAATGTAA
- the LOC125846864 gene encoding LOW QUALITY PROTEIN: uncharacterized protein LOC125846864 (The sequence of the model RefSeq protein was modified relative to this genomic sequence to represent the inferred CDS: deleted 1 base in 1 codon) produces MYPGPLLSVDAKARINCHTAKRVRVGSRAVSMEEDDGRREAAIASAPSLQPNFTNKNGVNNAQISKFQELHQRRLKIKAKSKVKDKSKGTLVSTKNYNGQDINAKCKEIMDGKSIETAKDLRITLSISSTTDLSSSQEDNTLSKKRQKLHWGLDTKERWERKSNM; encoded by the exons ATGTATCCTGGCCCATTACTGTCTGTGGAC GCAAAGGCCCGAATAAATTGCCACACAGCGAAGCGGGTCAGGGTCGGGTCTCGAGCTGTTTCAATGGAAGAGGACGACGGGAGGAGAGAAGCTGCGATAGCATCAGCACCATCTCTACAACCCAATTTCACCAATAAAAATGGTGTCAACAATgctcaaatttccaaatttcaa GAGTTGCACCAAAGACgcttaaaaataaaagcaaaatcTAAGGTCAAGGATAAATCAAAAG GAACTCTTGTCTCCACTAAAAATTATAATGGTCAAGATATCAATGCTAAATGCAAGGAAATCATGGATGGAAAATCAATAGAAACAGCTAAAGATCTGAGAATTACTTTGTCAATAAGCAGTACGACGGACCTTTCATCCTCTCAAGAAGACAACACACTGTCAAAAAAGCGGCAGAAGTTGCATTGGGG GCTCGACACCAAGGAGAGATGGGAAAGGAAATCCAATATGTAG
- the LOC125848483 gene encoding chloroplastic group IIA intron splicing facilitator CRS1, chloroplastic isoform X2 — translation MSAPLVLAPNSNTLCYHHSNSFINQKTLLFSKSFNSKFTSFSSQYNDNNNPIKNEEQCNLEFENQDYGSSSSGIKGPTAPWMRGPLLLEPNQVLDLSKSRKKKDANFAKTQNPNDTLSGKVSGGRGKKAMKMIYQGIDKLRETQIGEGTQVETDAKVEFQFPPGSLSEWGDVTYEIEEKNPYGEEDNVESLEGVEFGVLSREGEGRGSRKSGVKMPWESEVKIVYRRMKNEKVVTTAESNLDAMLLERLRGEAARIQKWVKVKKAGVTRTVVDQIHFIWKNNELAMLKFDLPLCRNMDRAREIVEMKTGGFVVWMKQNALVVYRGCSYTLQQRELQHDFLCNHQNSSFTENIKETSIFSPLNSSGSSEDEMISVGNSEEDSLAMNESLYVREANRLLDDLGPRYVDWWWPKPLPVDADLLPEVVPGFKPPFRLCPPRSRSKLTDDELTQLRKLARSLPTHFVLGRNRKLQGLAAAVVKLWEKCHIAKIALKWGIPNTSNELMANELKHLTGGVLLLRNKFFIILYRGKDFLPSQVANIVAEREVELTRCQLEEEVARFKAIETLSITMEVSMSSSSVGTLSEFQTIAEPGKEKSEVEVQLMSEKERLEKELRNQQHSLYILKKKIEKSSIALGKLNAAWRPAKEDDDKEILTQEERRSLRQIGLKMNRSLVLGRRGVFDGVLAGLHQHWKHREVIKVITMQKIFSQVIHTAKLLETESGGILISVDKIKEGHAMIIYRGKNYRRPESVPQNLLNKRQALCRSLEMQRLGSLKFYANQTEQAISDLKLKLNIQ, via the exons ATGTCTGCTCCTTTGGTTCTCGCTCCCAATTCGAATACCCTCTGTTATCACCATTCCAATTCTTTTATCAACCAAAAAACTCTTCTTTTTTCCAAATCTTTCAATTCTAAATTTACCAGCTTTTCCTCTCAATACAATGATAATAATAATCCCATCAAGAACGAGGAGCAATGcaatcttgaatttgaaaatcaaGATTATGGGTCATCAAGTTCAGGAATTAAAGGGCCTACTGCTCCATGGATGAGGGGTCCTCTTCTTCTTGAACCTAATCAAGTTTTGGACTTATccaaatcaagaaagaagaaagatgcCAATTTCgctaaaacccaaaaccctaatgATACACTTTCTGGTAAAGTTAGTGGAGGAAGAGGTAAAAAAGCAATGAAGATGATTTATCAAGGAATTGATAAACTCCGAGAAACGCAAATTGGGGAAGGTACACAGGTGGAAACTGATGCAAAGGTTGAATTTCAGTTCCCACCAGGATCTTTATCTGAATGGGGAGATGTGACTTATGAAATTGAGGAGAAAAACCCATATGGGGAGGAGGACAACGTGGAAAGCCTTGAGGGAGTGGAATTTGGTGTTTTATCAAGAGAGGGGGAAGGAAGAGGGAGTAGAAAAAGTGGGGTGAAAATGCCATGGGAGAGTGAGGTGAAAATTGTGTATAGGAGAATGAAGAATGAGAAAGTTGTCACGACTGCAGAGTCGAATCTTGATGCAATGTTGCTTGAGAGATTGAGGGGTGAGGCTGCAAGGATTCAGAAGTGGGTGAAGGTTAAGAAAGCCGGAGTTACCCGAACTGTTGTTGATCAAATCCACTTTATTTGGAAGAATAATGAACTTGCAATGCTCAAATTTGACCTGCCTCTATGCCGTAATATGGACAGAGCTCGAGAAATTGTTGAG ATGAAGACTGGAGGCTTTGTTGTTTGGATGAAGCAAAATGCTCTGGTTGTTTATAGAGGATGTAGCTATACTTTACAACAGAGGGAGCTACAGCATGATTTTCTCTGTAATCACCAGAACTCTTCATTTACTgaaaatattaaagagacaAGTATTTTCTCACCATTGAACTCAAGTGGGAGCAGTGAAGATGAAATGATAAGTGTTGGAAACTCAGAAGAGGATAGCCTAGCAATGAATGAGTCACTTTATGTGAGGGAAGCTAATAGATTGTTGGATGACTTAGGACCTCGTTATGTTGATTGGTGGTGGCCAAAGCCTTTGCCTGTGGATGCGGATTTACTTCCTGAAGTAGTTCCTGGATTTAAGCCACCATTTAGACTTTGCCCACCACGTTCAAGATCAAAGCTGACAGATGATGAACTTACACAATTAAGGAAACTTGCTCGTTCTTTGCCAACTCATTTTGTCCTTG GGAGAAACAGAAAACTGCAAGGCTTGGCTGCAGCAGTCGTAAAGTTGTGGGAGAAATGTCACATAGCAAAGATAGCTTTGAAGTGGGGAATTCCAAATACTAGCAATGAGCTAATGGCAAATGAGTTAAAG CATCTTACAGGAGGAGTCCTTTTATTGCGGAATAAGTTCTTTATAATCCTATACAGAGGCAAGGATTTTCTTCCTTCTCAAGTTGCAAACATTGTTGCTGAAAGGGAGGTGGAGCTCACAAGATGTCAGCTTGAGGAAGAAGTTGCACGATTCAAAGCAATTGAAACTCTTTCAATCACTATGGAAGTATCAATGAGCAGTAGTAGTGTTGGGACTTTATCAGAATTCCAGACAATTGCAGAACCTGGAAAGGAGAAATCTGAGGTTGAAGTTCAATTAATGTCTGAAAAGGAAAGATTAGAAAAAGAACTGAGGAATCAACAGCACAGCCTTTACATT CTCAAGAAGAAGATTGAAAAATCATCTATAGCACTGGGAAAGCTAAATGCTGCCTGGAGACCTGCCAAAGAGGATGATGATAAAGAAATCTTAACACAGGAAGAAAGACGATCTCTTAGGCAGATAGGATTGAAGATGAACCGGAGTTTAGTTCTTG GGAGACGTGGTGTTTTTGATGGTGTCTTAGCTGGTCTCCATCAGCATTGGAAGCACAGAGAAGTTATTAAGGTGATCACAATGCAGAAAATCTTTTCTCAGGTCATTCATACTGCAAAGCTCCTGGAGACAGAAAGTGGTGGAATACTGATTTCTgttgacaaaattaaagaagGCCATGCAATGATAATTTATCGGGGAAAGAACTACAGACGCCCGGAGTCAGTTCCTCAAAATCTTCTAAACAAAAGACAAGCTTTATGTCGGTCCCTGGAAATGCAGAGACTTGGA TCATTGAAGTTTTATGCAAATCAAACGGAGCAGGCAATCTCTGATCTTAAGTTGAAGTTG AATATACAGTAA